In Microcoleus sp. bin38.metabat.b11b12b14.051, a single genomic region encodes these proteins:
- a CDS encoding site-2 protease family protein: MNNTFRVGNLFGIPFFVNASWFLVLGLVTWQYGGALAALFPALGPVAPWLLGLFTALLLFASVLAHELGHSWVAIKQGIGVKSISLFLFGGLANLERESKTPAEAFWVAIAGPLVSFFLAGLLTVIGVGAALTGPAAAIVQLLASINLALALFNLIPGLPLDGGNILKAIVWKITGNPYKGVIFASRVGQIIGWIAIATGIFGNIWNLVIGWFLLQNAGQSAQYATVQNELAGLTAADAVTAESPIVPENLSLREFANNYVIGSTQTWRRFLVTDDAGQLVGAIDLDDLKTIPTGTWPQVLVKELLKPIEFSTTVKPELSLLEVVTLLEQLKVQELPVIRENGVLVGLVEKAEIARLLQRRAQANPA, from the coding sequence ATGAATAATACATTTCGCGTCGGCAACCTGTTTGGAATTCCATTTTTTGTCAACGCTTCTTGGTTCCTAGTTCTTGGTTTAGTAACTTGGCAATACGGCGGCGCACTAGCAGCCTTGTTTCCCGCATTAGGCCCCGTAGCGCCGTGGCTGCTGGGATTGTTCACAGCATTACTGTTATTTGCTTCCGTCTTAGCCCACGAATTAGGACACAGTTGGGTAGCTATCAAACAGGGAATTGGCGTGAAATCGATTTCGCTGTTTCTGTTTGGCGGACTGGCTAATTTAGAAAGAGAATCGAAAACCCCAGCCGAAGCATTTTGGGTCGCCATCGCAGGCCCGTTAGTCAGCTTCTTTTTGGCCGGTTTGTTAACTGTTATTGGCGTCGGTGCAGCCCTCACAGGCCCAGCAGCAGCCATCGTCCAACTTTTAGCTTCCATCAACCTAGCTTTAGCCTTATTTAACTTAATTCCCGGTTTACCCCTCGATGGTGGTAACATCCTCAAAGCGATCGTCTGGAAGATTACCGGCAACCCTTACAAAGGCGTAATTTTTGCTAGTCGCGTCGGTCAAATCATCGGCTGGATTGCCATTGCTACAGGCATCTTTGGCAATATTTGGAATTTAGTAATCGGTTGGTTCTTGCTGCAAAATGCCGGTCAGTCTGCACAGTATGCCACAGTTCAAAATGAACTCGCAGGGCTGACAGCCGCAGATGCTGTTACCGCCGAAAGCCCGATCGTCCCAGAAAACTTATCCCTCAGAGAATTTGCTAACAACTACGTCATCGGTAGCACTCAAACCTGGCGCCGCTTCCTAGTTACCGACGATGCGGGACAATTGGTAGGGGCGATCGACCTAGATGACCTCAAAACCATTCCTACCGGAACCTGGCCCCAAGTTTTGGTCAAAGAACTCCTGAAGCCGATCGAATTTTCCACCACCGTCAAACCTGAACTATCCCTCCTCGAAGTCGTCACCCTCCTCGAACAACTCAAAGTCCAAGAGCTCCCCGTAATTCGCGAAAACGGCGTCCTCGTCGGGCTTGTAGAAAAAGCGGAAATCGCCCGCCTGCTACAAAGACGAGCTCAAGCTAACCCTGCTTGA
- a CDS encoding AAA family ATPase: MTEKYPQPREFDAVKGNNNPFEALIKRLDLMIRARYSLLYIVGAEEEPVEAVIAQVALQVTPARRVLFWDIVRGWEDNGSGKGSVMAALDRIGKTAVEEYTIFVLRDLHPILRAPYTERNAPVIRELRNLTRELKRSKKTIVLTSHTLELPEELKEEITVIDFPLPNVQEINHLISHVVEKPEQLQVSGLAKEQLVKACQGLSRARIGRVLAKALAAKQQINESDIDGVLEEKQQAIRQTGILEFCNSRESLKSVGGLENLKQWVKMRQDAFTDEARRYGIPNPKGVLLVGIQGTGKSLSAKTIACEWRLPLLRLDTGRLFGGIVGESESRVRQMIQLAEAIAPCVLWIDEIDKAFGNIISGGDGDSGTSRRVFGSLITWMQEKTSPVFIVATANNVRILPAELLRKGRFDEIFFLNLPSESERQDIFKVHLQRLRPTRLRDFDLEILAKCAENFSGAEIEQVVIDGLYRAFGTFVNGQRRDLTTEDVLRSIEDTVPLAVIARSQIEDLKQWAAEAGARTASNDTRLIDELKRYTRPLGEDAIDN; the protein is encoded by the coding sequence ATGACAGAAAAATACCCACAGCCTAGAGAATTCGATGCCGTCAAGGGCAATAATAACCCTTTCGAGGCACTAATAAAACGACTAGATTTGATGATTCGCGCCCGCTATTCGCTGCTGTACATTGTCGGCGCAGAAGAAGAACCAGTCGAAGCCGTAATTGCCCAAGTAGCGCTGCAAGTAACACCCGCGCGCCGAGTATTGTTCTGGGATATCGTGCGCGGCTGGGAAGATAACGGTTCTGGTAAAGGTTCCGTAATGGCGGCACTCGATCGCATCGGCAAGACCGCTGTCGAAGAATATACCATATTTGTACTGCGGGATTTGCACCCAATTTTGAGAGCCCCGTACACAGAAAGAAATGCCCCGGTAATCCGGGAATTGCGGAATTTAACCAGGGAATTGAAGCGCAGCAAAAAAACGATCGTTCTCACGTCTCACACGCTGGAATTGCCAGAAGAATTAAAAGAAGAAATAACAGTAATTGATTTCCCTTTACCCAACGTCCAAGAAATTAATCATTTAATTTCCCATGTTGTGGAAAAGCCGGAACAGTTGCAAGTTAGCGGTTTAGCAAAGGAACAATTAGTTAAAGCTTGTCAAGGTTTGAGTCGCGCTCGCATCGGGCGCGTTTTAGCTAAAGCTTTGGCAGCCAAACAGCAAATTAACGAGTCAGATATTGACGGAGTTTTGGAGGAAAAACAACAAGCAATTCGCCAAACGGGAATTTTGGAGTTTTGCAACTCCCGAGAATCCTTAAAAAGTGTCGGCGGATTGGAGAATTTGAAGCAGTGGGTAAAGATGCGGCAAGATGCTTTTACTGACGAGGCGCGCCGCTACGGAATACCCAATCCTAAAGGCGTTTTGTTAGTAGGAATTCAAGGAACAGGCAAATCTTTATCGGCGAAAACTATTGCTTGCGAATGGCGTTTGCCGCTGCTGCGCTTGGATACTGGGCGATTGTTTGGCGGCATTGTCGGGGAAAGCGAAAGCCGCGTCCGGCAAATGATACAATTAGCAGAGGCGATCGCACCTTGCGTCTTGTGGATCGATGAAATAGATAAAGCCTTCGGCAACATTATCAGCGGCGGCGACGGCGATTCGGGAACTTCGCGCCGGGTATTCGGCAGTTTGATCACTTGGATGCAGGAAAAAACTAGCCCGGTGTTTATCGTCGCCACCGCAAATAACGTGCGGATTTTGCCCGCTGAGTTGCTCAGAAAGGGCAGGTTTGATGAGATTTTCTTTTTGAATTTGCCCTCGGAATCGGAAAGACAAGATATTTTTAAGGTGCATTTGCAGCGTTTGCGGCCAACTAGATTGCGCGATTTTGATTTGGAGATTTTGGCGAAGTGTGCTGAGAATTTTAGCGGTGCCGAAATCGAGCAAGTTGTGATTGATGGATTGTACCGGGCTTTTGGCACTTTTGTTAACGGACAGCGCCGAGATTTGACGACGGAGGATGTTTTGAGGTCGATCGAGGATACTGTACCATTGGCTGTGATCGCGCGATCGCAAATTGAGGATTTGAAACAGTGGGCGGCCGAAGCGGGTGCGAGAACAGCTTCTAACGATACTCGATTGATTGATGAATTGAAGCGCTACACTCGGCCGCTGGGTGAAGATGCGATCGATAATTGA
- a CDS encoding NUDIX hydrolase gives MSIGQELPQLLKQRLFYKGRKFNFDVATLRLPNGSEGEWECIRHPGGALAVPVTPEGKLVLVRQYRFAAKGRILEFPAGTVEINESPAETIKREIEEETGYRAGKWQELGKFMLAPGYSDETIYAFLAQDLEKLEKPPAQDDDEDMETVLLTPEELEKAILAGEPIDAKSISSFFLARPFLT, from the coding sequence ATGTCGATCGGTCAAGAACTACCCCAACTCCTCAAACAGCGCCTATTTTACAAAGGGCGCAAATTTAACTTTGATGTAGCCACCCTCCGCCTTCCCAACGGTTCCGAAGGTGAATGGGAATGTATTCGTCACCCAGGCGGAGCACTGGCAGTTCCCGTCACCCCCGAAGGTAAACTCGTATTGGTGCGACAATACCGCTTCGCCGCCAAAGGGCGGATTTTAGAATTTCCCGCAGGTACTGTCGAAATCAATGAAAGCCCTGCCGAAACTATCAAACGCGAAATCGAAGAAGAAACCGGATATCGCGCTGGGAAATGGCAGGAATTAGGCAAATTTATGCTCGCCCCCGGTTATTCCGATGAAACAATTTATGCTTTTTTAGCGCAAGATTTGGAAAAACTGGAAAAGCCCCCAGCACAAGACGATGATGAAGACATGGAGACAGTTTTATTGACTCCAGAAGAATTAGAAAAAGCGATCTTAGCTGGCGAACCAATTGACGCTAAATCAATTTCTAGCTTTTTCTTGGCGCGTCCTTTTTTGACTTAA
- a CDS encoding DUF2470 domain-containing protein, whose translation MSDQFSTEISDRICTHMNDDHASAIVLYAQAYGGQPDATSAQMLAIDADGMDLTAQVNGETVPVRVKFDRTLADAEDAHHTLIDMVKQARKVAK comes from the coding sequence ATGTCAGACCAATTTTCGACCGAAATTAGCGATCGCATCTGCACTCACATGAACGACGATCACGCTAGCGCCATAGTTTTGTACGCTCAAGCCTACGGCGGCCAACCCGACGCAACATCCGCTCAAATGCTCGCGATTGATGCCGACGGTATGGATTTAACCGCTCAAGTCAACGGCGAAACAGTACCTGTCAGAGTAAAGTTCGATCGCACTTTAGCAGACGCCGAAGATGCCCACCATACTCTGATTGATATGGTGAAACAAGCCAGAAAAGTTGCTAAGTAG
- the folK gene encoding 2-amino-4-hydroxy-6-hydroxymethyldihydropteridine diphosphokinase, giving the protein MKLTKCAIALGSNLGDSLATLQSALATLNNRPDITVKSHSSWYQTAPVGPPQPDYINACAILEVALEPQQLLAALLEIEIKFNRIRREKWGQRTLDLDLLLYDDLILETPTLTLPHPRMTERAFVLVPLAEIAPDWVHPVTKSAIDQILQTINCSGVEKMKM; this is encoded by the coding sequence ATGAAATTAACAAAATGTGCGATCGCCCTCGGTAGCAACTTAGGCGACTCCCTCGCTACACTCCAAAGCGCGCTCGCCACCCTCAACAACAGGCCAGACATTACCGTAAAATCGCATTCTAGCTGGTATCAAACCGCCCCCGTCGGCCCTCCCCAACCCGATTACATCAACGCCTGTGCCATCCTAGAAGTTGCGCTAGAACCACAACAATTGCTAGCAGCTTTATTAGAAATTGAAATAAAATTTAATCGGATTCGGCGCGAAAAATGGGGGCAGAGAACCCTCGACCTAGATTTGCTGTTGTATGATGATTTAATCCTTGAAACTCCGACACTGACTTTGCCTCATCCCCGGATGACTGAAAGAGCTTTTGTATTGGTACCTTTGGCAGAAATTGCCCCGGATTGGGTGCATCCAGTGACGAAAAGTGCGATCGACCAAATCCTGCAAACAATCAACTGTTCGGGAGTGGAAAAAATGAAAATGTAA
- a CDS encoding SPFH domain-containing protein has product MLYSLLPKSQVKVRVLKQLAAAVSASLALSVTTSLKPSPVLAAGDIPPATKTSTQLAAKPDYSSQLGQLRTTVPVQTMQLDGGGVIPIAIGGMIVILVLPLFFGGLVVIGDREVGIVSKKFSFNGKSLPPGDLIALNGEAGYQADTLPPGWHWGYWPLQYNVRKESLTIVPQGEIALIIAAGGESIPPQRILGKYTECDNFQDARKFLKAGGEKGRQLGILTGGSYRINTALFTVITAANAPKHGMTAEHLKLYKIAPDKVGIVTTYDGVPIQDGEIAGPIIPNHDNFQNAQKFISGGGRRGLQEQVLLSGSWNLNPWFVGVDQVAMTEIPIGYVGAVISYVGKTSEDVSGAAFTHGNLVNVGNKGVWVTPLYPGKHPLNTRILKVELVPTTNIVLNWSGKTERHSYDSKLSSLTVRSQDGFAFDLEVAQIIHVGALDAPKVISRVGSMQNLVDHVLQPTIGNYFRNSAQAYSVLDFLSARSGRQAEAAEYIKAALRTYDVQAIDTLIGDILPPAELMQTQTDRKIAQEQCKTYEVQQIAQTQRQQLVRETALAEIQQEMVKSEQGVKIAELKANSQVKQAQGEAESIRVKGNAQAEAYRAGVIALGGSGYTALQLMQIIGDRNVRVVPDVAVSGNGSGGGLVDGLLGMMMWNQTSKNGENGGELPIIKLDKSQPAVVEPVAKLPAAKVNSTKSSVAKSEPVAESNLDSRAKVNSVASAANSEAVAESEIDSLFNELPFDDKSFS; this is encoded by the coding sequence ATGCTTTATTCACTTTTGCCCAAGTCTCAAGTCAAAGTCCGAGTTTTAAAACAGTTAGCAGCCGCTGTTTCGGCGTCTTTAGCTCTTAGTGTAACAACCAGTTTGAAACCCTCGCCGGTATTAGCTGCTGGCGATATCCCCCCTGCAACTAAAACCTCCACCCAACTAGCCGCAAAACCCGATTATAGCTCGCAGCTAGGGCAGTTACGCACGACTGTTCCCGTGCAGACAATGCAGCTTGATGGGGGTGGAGTTATCCCGATCGCGATCGGCGGTATGATCGTTATTCTAGTGCTACCGTTATTTTTTGGCGGATTAGTCGTAATTGGCGATCGCGAAGTTGGCATTGTCAGTAAAAAGTTTAGCTTCAACGGCAAGTCTTTACCCCCAGGAGATTTAATTGCCTTAAACGGAGAAGCTGGATATCAAGCTGATACATTACCCCCCGGTTGGCATTGGGGTTATTGGCCTTTGCAATACAACGTCCGCAAAGAATCTTTAACAATCGTTCCCCAAGGTGAAATTGCCCTGATTATCGCAGCAGGTGGCGAGTCGATTCCGCCGCAGCGAATTCTCGGTAAATACACAGAATGCGACAATTTTCAAGATGCTCGCAAATTCCTGAAAGCAGGCGGCGAAAAAGGTCGGCAACTCGGAATCTTGACGGGCGGCAGCTATCGAATTAACACGGCATTATTTACCGTAATTACAGCAGCTAATGCTCCCAAACACGGAATGACTGCCGAACACTTAAAGCTCTACAAAATTGCCCCGGACAAAGTAGGAATTGTGACAACCTATGACGGCGTTCCGATTCAAGATGGCGAAATTGCCGGCCCGATTATTCCGAATCACGACAACTTCCAAAACGCCCAAAAATTTATCAGCGGCGGCGGGCGGCGCGGCTTGCAGGAACAGGTTCTGCTGTCCGGTTCCTGGAACTTAAACCCTTGGTTTGTCGGGGTTGACCAGGTGGCGATGACCGAAATCCCGATCGGCTATGTGGGCGCCGTGATTTCCTATGTCGGCAAAACCTCAGAAGATGTCAGTGGCGCAGCTTTCACCCACGGAAACTTAGTAAATGTCGGCAACAAAGGCGTGTGGGTGACACCTCTTTATCCAGGAAAACATCCGCTGAACACTCGCATTTTAAAAGTAGAATTAGTACCGACTACTAATATTGTATTGAACTGGTCTGGTAAAACAGAACGGCACAGTTACGACTCTAAACTTTCATCTTTAACAGTGCGTTCTCAAGACGGTTTTGCCTTCGACTTAGAAGTAGCTCAAATCATTCACGTCGGAGCTTTGGATGCTCCGAAAGTCATCTCTCGCGTCGGTTCGATGCAGAATTTAGTAGACCACGTTTTGCAACCGACAATCGGCAATTATTTCCGCAATTCCGCTCAAGCCTATTCAGTCTTAGACTTTCTCTCCGCCCGCAGCGGGAGACAAGCGGAAGCCGCCGAGTATATCAAAGCTGCTTTACGCACCTACGACGTGCAAGCAATTGATACTTTGATCGGGGATATTTTGCCGCCCGCAGAGTTGATGCAAACTCAAACCGATCGCAAAATTGCCCAAGAACAATGCAAGACGTATGAAGTGCAGCAAATAGCACAAACTCAGCGACAACAATTGGTCAGAGAAACTGCTTTAGCTGAGATTCAGCAAGAGATGGTAAAATCCGAACAAGGCGTGAAAATTGCTGAGTTAAAAGCGAATTCTCAGGTAAAACAAGCTCAAGGCGAGGCTGAGTCGATTCGGGTGAAGGGAAATGCTCAAGCTGAAGCTTATCGCGCGGGTGTTATCGCTTTGGGCGGTTCCGGTTATACGGCTTTGCAGTTAATGCAAATTATAGGCGATCGCAACGTGCGAGTTGTGCCGGATGTTGCAGTTAGCGGTAACGGTAGCGGCGGCGGTTTGGTTGACGGTTTGCTGGGAATGATGATGTGGAATCAAACCAGCAAAAATGGGGAAAATGGCGGGGAGTTACCGATAATTAAGTTGGACAAATCCCAGCCTGCTGTTGTGGAACCTGTGGCTAAATTACCCGCAGCCAAGGTGAATTCAACCAAGTCATCAGTTGCGAAGTCTGAGCCTGTTGCAGAGTCTAATCTTGATTCGCGAGCAAAGGTGAATTCAGTGGCGTCGGCGGCGAATTCAGAAGCTGTTGCAGAGTCTGAAATTGATTCGCTGTTTAATGAATTACCGTTTGACGATAAATCTTTTAGTTAG
- a CDS encoding glycosyltransferase, which yields MTHFGIICPASTGHLNAMTTLGNELLHRGHRVTVFGFLDAEAKTLASGLEFQPLAEDEFPLGASTKILTEMGKLSGLNALQYNLKNVPKTSAAILREAPPTIEKAGVEALLVDQYSLEGGTVADILNIAFITVCGGLLLNRDPNIPPIFTTWQYSPTWQGRWRNRIGFLLVEMLAKPIRETIAESRKKWKLPLYSHPNDYYSKLAQISQQPPEFEFPRQNLPPHFHFTGPYHNPALRKSVPFDFEQLTGKPLIYASMGTIQNRLLEVFQIIASACEGLDAQLVIDLGGGASPQSLPKLPGNPIVVGYAPQLELLQKATLTITHAGMNTTLESLSNGVPLVAIPVANDQPGVAARIAYTGVGEVVSLKELSVAKLRSTIETVLTKESYKQRAIQMQGAILCEGFANARSGGVKRAADIIEQVILTGKPVLASKI from the coding sequence ATGACCCACTTCGGCATTATCTGTCCAGCATCCACCGGTCACCTCAACGCCATGACAACTTTGGGCAACGAACTCCTACACCGAGGTCATCGAGTGACAGTATTTGGCTTTCTCGATGCTGAAGCCAAAACTCTAGCCAGCGGATTAGAATTTCAGCCATTAGCTGAAGATGAATTTCCCCTCGGTGCCAGTACAAAAATCTTAACCGAAATGGGAAAACTCAGCGGACTTAATGCGTTGCAATACAATCTTAAAAATGTACCCAAAACTTCGGCTGCTATTCTCAGAGAGGCTCCACCCACTATTGAAAAGGCAGGTGTAGAAGCTTTGCTTGTAGACCAATATTCACTCGAAGGAGGAACAGTCGCAGATATTCTTAACATTGCTTTTATAACTGTTTGCGGTGGGTTACTTTTGAATCGCGATCCTAACATTCCTCCAATTTTCACGACTTGGCAATACAGTCCAACATGGCAAGGACGCTGGCGCAATCGAATTGGCTTTTTGCTAGTCGAAATGCTTGCAAAACCGATTAGAGAAACGATCGCAGAATCTCGAAAAAAGTGGAAATTACCTCTTTACTCTCACCCTAACGATTATTACTCTAAACTCGCTCAAATCAGTCAGCAACCGCCTGAATTTGAGTTTCCCCGGCAAAATTTACCCCCACATTTCCATTTCACTGGGCCTTATCACAATCCGGCGCTACGCAAATCAGTACCTTTCGATTTTGAACAATTAACTGGTAAACCATTGATTTATGCCTCAATGGGAACTATTCAAAATCGCTTGCTAGAAGTTTTTCAAATCATCGCCTCTGCTTGTGAAGGGTTAGATGCTCAATTGGTCATCGATCTCGGTGGTGGTGCTAGTCCACAATCTTTGCCGAAATTGCCGGGAAATCCGATCGTTGTTGGTTATGCACCGCAATTAGAACTGCTGCAAAAAGCAACTCTTACCATTACTCATGCGGGGATGAATACAACTCTAGAATCATTGAGCAATGGAGTACCATTAGTGGCTATCCCTGTTGCTAACGATCAGCCGGGAGTGGCGGCGCGGATTGCTTATACTGGTGTTGGCGAGGTGGTTTCTCTGAAGGAGTTGAGTGTTGCTAAACTGCGATCGACAATTGAGACAGTGCTGACAAAAGAGTCTTACAAACAAAGGGCGATCCAGATGCAAGGGGCGATCCTCTGCGAGGGCTTCGCTAACGCGCGATCGGGCGGAGTTAAGCGCGCCGCTGACATTATCGAACAGGTTATCTTGACTGGGAAACCTGTCTTGGCTTCTAAAATCTAA
- a CDS encoding PhoX family phosphatase, which translates to MSKITRRQLLIFFGSSAATTVLAPKLTQSLFGINSSDAKAVVPTSFTPLRLPHPLPIYRELSSFMPTAVNGQGTVMAASPDTKLTSYNVVDDVVVPPEYERYVILRWGDRVFPDLADYFGYNNDYTGFVGLRGSNDDGYLWVNHEYVSFPMSKIAPEAPADVASFPASDRAVLGIDLSVKNRDTLGEFLYNLGGSIVRITKQADGRFRAIARDPLNRRIHGLSGLGINSQRSDKYKDVTSWGTRRGDNNYLTGTGPAATQVFAAVNSDGLGNRIIGTAYNCSGGTTPWGTILSAEENFQGSELFFVGVQENVKPNGGQTSYAKGTTGEEFGLVGEKYGWMVEVDPQDPNFRPRKHTALGRFRHENVAFRAEAGRKLVVYMGDDRRGGHTWKFVSNGNITNPADKTNSRLLEDGVLYVAQYNRNGAGRWLPLTINAQTNPVSPKKMGEAELASFGKAQRDGNTRLPKRAGIAGQTEDGGSFVVDTTNELTALPGYKNKTLANFYSSQGAVLVDAFLAANLIGGTPTARPEDLEVNPTTKEVFIAYTDGAPGSDGYPDSRIFTVAKYGSALNSTQQSGGIYKIIEDSPDGAGLNFRWQRLAQGGEAGSVAGSGFASVDNLVFDPQGNIWGVTDMSTSTHNGFDVGSVGKANAIDHTKTGNVSDFTGVFGNNWLFYIPTSGPNAGTVIPFAHGPNRCEMTGPTFVGDTLLLAVQHPGEDCPIDDGTVLRRQIEMLDLNGAVFNQTRTVARGSLWPSNIENDRRRSPMPAVIGIRRVRTNPTGQFV; encoded by the coding sequence ATGTCTAAAATAACTCGCCGACAACTGCTAATTTTCTTCGGTAGCAGTGCAGCTACCACCGTGCTTGCTCCTAAACTAACTCAATCATTGTTCGGCATCAATTCCAGCGATGCCAAAGCTGTAGTTCCAACATCTTTCACTCCTTTAAGACTTCCCCACCCGCTGCCAATTTATCGAGAACTGTCGAGTTTCATGCCTACGGCTGTGAACGGACAGGGGACTGTAATGGCAGCCTCGCCAGATACTAAATTAACCAGCTACAACGTGGTTGATGATGTGGTTGTGCCGCCGGAATACGAACGTTACGTGATTCTCCGCTGGGGCGATCGCGTTTTCCCCGATTTGGCAGACTATTTCGGCTATAACAACGACTATACAGGCTTCGTAGGCCTGCGCGGCAGCAATGACGACGGCTATCTGTGGGTTAACCACGAGTACGTATCTTTCCCGATGTCGAAAATCGCACCCGAAGCCCCGGCGGATGTGGCGTCTTTTCCAGCGAGCGATCGCGCCGTCCTCGGTATAGACTTATCCGTAAAAAATCGCGATACCCTCGGCGAATTCCTGTACAATCTCGGTGGTTCCATCGTCCGCATCACCAAACAAGCTGACGGACGCTTTCGGGCGATCGCCCGCGACCCCCTCAACCGACGCATTCACGGACTTTCAGGCCTCGGAATCAACAGCCAGCGCAGCGACAAATACAAAGATGTCACCTCTTGGGGAACCAGAAGAGGCGACAACAACTACCTCACAGGGACAGGCCCCGCAGCTACCCAAGTCTTCGCAGCAGTCAACAGCGACGGACTCGGCAACCGCATCATCGGCACAGCATACAACTGTTCCGGTGGCACCACCCCGTGGGGCACAATCCTCTCCGCTGAAGAAAATTTCCAAGGTAGCGAACTATTCTTCGTGGGAGTTCAGGAAAACGTCAAACCCAACGGCGGCCAAACCAGCTACGCCAAGGGCACTACCGGTGAGGAATTCGGTTTAGTCGGCGAAAAATACGGCTGGATGGTAGAAGTCGATCCCCAAGACCCCAACTTCCGCCCCCGCAAACACACAGCTTTAGGCCGTTTCCGCCACGAAAACGTCGCCTTTCGCGCCGAAGCGGGACGCAAGTTAGTAGTGTACATGGGGGACGATCGGCGCGGCGGACACACCTGGAAATTTGTCAGCAACGGCAATATCACAAATCCCGCAGATAAAACCAACAGCCGCTTATTAGAAGACGGCGTTTTGTACGTCGCCCAATACAACCGCAATGGTGCGGGCAGGTGGCTGCCCCTGACAATCAATGCCCAGACAAATCCGGTGAGCCCTAAAAAAATGGGCGAGGCCGAATTGGCAAGTTTTGGCAAAGCTCAAAGAGATGGAAATACTCGCTTGCCAAAACGCGCCGGAATTGCTGGTCAAACCGAAGACGGCGGTTCCTTTGTAGTAGATACAACTAATGAATTAACAGCACTTCCCGGCTACAAAAATAAAACTCTGGCTAATTTCTACAGCAGCCAAGGTGCGGTTTTAGTTGATGCCTTTCTTGCTGCTAATTTAATTGGTGGTACTCCGACAGCGCGGCCGGAAGATTTGGAAGTTAATCCTACTACTAAGGAAGTTTTCATTGCCTATACTGACGGCGCACCGGGAAGTGATGGTTATCCTGATTCTCGGATTTTTACTGTTGCTAAATACGGCAGCGCCCTCAATAGCACTCAACAGTCGGGAGGAATTTACAAAATAATTGAAGACAGTCCCGATGGTGCTGGTTTAAATTTCCGCTGGCAGCGTTTGGCCCAAGGTGGAGAAGCTGGTTCCGTAGCTGGTTCGGGATTTGCTAGTGTTGACAATTTGGTTTTTGACCCTCAAGGCAATATTTGGGGTGTCACTGATATGTCTACTTCTACACACAACGGTTTTGATGTCGGTTCTGTTGGTAAGGCAAATGCGATCGACCACACTAAGACTGGAAATGTCTCGGACTTTACCGGTGTTTTCGGCAACAATTGGCTCTTTTACATTCCGACTTCCGGGCCGAATGCGGGAACTGTAATTCCGTTTGCTCATGGCCCAAACCGCTGCGAAATGACGGGGCCGACTTTTGTCGGAGATACGCTGTTGCTTGCGGTGCAGCATCCGGGGGAAGATTGCCCGATCGATGATGGTACTGTATTGCGCCGACAAATTGAAATGTTGGACTTAAACGGTGCTGTTTTTAATCAAACTCGGACTGTGGCGCGGGGGAGTTTGTGGCCGAGCAATATTGAGAACGATCGCCGTCGTTCGCCCATGCCGGCGGTGATTGGGATTCGCCGCGTGCGAACAAATCCCACTGGCCAGTTTGTCTAG